Part of the Ammospiza nelsoni isolate bAmmNel1 chromosome 6, bAmmNel1.pri, whole genome shotgun sequence genome is shown below.
AGCCATTTCTGGATGCTGCATGGCCCTAAATCACCACAACAGCATCACCAAAAACCAACCTGGCAATAGATTTGGAACCTCAAACCCAATTCAGAGATGTTCCCTTCTGCACAGCCTGTTCTGGGCTGATTCTAATGTTGAGACTGAAGGCTGAGGCTTTAAAACATCCCTTTACAAGTCTTTCTCAGGTGACTGATTTCCTCCTCCATCTCATTAGCGGCTGCCAGAAGATGCTGTTTCCCCAGCAGAAGCCACACTTCACTTGTTACAGTCATCTCCAAACCACCCCGTCATTTCTCCCCTCCTCATGGCCACAGCGAAGCCTGGAGAATATTCATCAGgaggcagacacagcagcagctttttatGGTTAAGCTCAGGTCATTAATCTCTATCGAGACTTTTCATAATCTTCCTCAGCTTCATGTTTGTTTAACTGTTGGATAGTTGCTCTGTGGAGCTCTGGGTAATCACAGATTAAGtgctttttaatattaattgcTTTTCATTAATGTTCCAGGCTCTCTCCCCTCCAGAGTCCAGGCAATAACTATTAGCACtgagcctgcagctccctgtcGTGAAAAGGACTTTTTTCTTTGGGGCCAAAATTCCACAGCATGAGCCCAGATCTTGTGTTCTGCGGCTGCTTTGCAGCAGAAGGATTTTAGAACAGGAGCATTCCCAGTGCAGGGAGCTTCCTCCTGCAGATGGCTCAGAGAAGCTGCTCTGGAGTCACCCCAAAGTGCAGCATGCTCAAGGGCATGTAGCAGCACCACTCCAATGCCCTCATCCTTCTAGGAGAGATCTTTGCTTACATAGCCCCAACACCAAGGCCCCACAAAGCAGGGTGGGGCAGGACATGTGGCCACAAAAAACCTCCCAGATTAAACATGAAACCTGCCCAGAAGTGACGTGAGGCTGCAAGCCAGCCTTTCCCAGGGTGGTGTGATCACAGTGTGAAAGCAAGAGCCTCAGCCCCTCCACCCTGGCAGGGCCTCCAGGTGCCAGAGGTGCAAACCTTGCTGTGCCACTCCTGTAGGACCGTGTGAGGTGAAAGGAGCTGACACTGTGCACCTTCATCCATGTGGTGCACAGGGCTGGCCACTGATGAGTGCCAGAGCCCAAGTCACATCTTAGTGTGCACAAACCATCATGGGCTGAGAATGGGCTAAGTGTGGAGCCACACTGCTTCTCATTGAGCCTCTAGCCAGgacacagagcacacactgcAGAGGCACTAAAGAGCTAGTCCAATATCTCCAACAGCTTCCTCATCCACTTGTATTCCTTCTCTCAAGCCTCTTACATTCTTCAATGTGTTGGCCTTGTTTAAAAGCCTTCACAGGAACCATGAACACACTTCTTGCCATGTTATTCACCACTAAAGAAACTTCCCACCCATGCCACCAGCATGTTAACCCTCTGCTTTATAAATATCAATGGACTCTGTTTTGCATGAGCCTGAAGCTCTGTGtatttccctccccagcccatgaGCAGTTGGGATGAGCTGGCTCAGGCACCCATGACATCCCCTCTAGCACCCTCTGCTCCACGTCCAGCCCTCCCCTGGGATGCCAAgctgccctgtcccaggtgtaACACACAGCACAAGCTGCACCAGCAGCCAGATCATCTCCTGGCCAGAAGGAGTCCCAGTCCCCTCTTTGCTGACAATGAGCTGGGACCAACATGTCCAGGGCTTGCTGAGCAGAAGCCCCTCACTCCTCCACAAGCCCGCCATCCtgttccctggctgcaggaggagaccCCCACTATCTGGAGTGCAGGGGCAGCTTGAGGTGGGACTTCAGTCCCAGGGCTTTGTCCACCAcctctgggggctgcaggatgtGCCACTGGGCCAGGGGCCGGCGGGGGTTGGACAGCATGTCGGACCAGTGCCGCAGCTGGTTGCCCGTGGCTCGGCAGCCCAGGAGGAGTTTGCCAATGGGCTCATTCTTGGTCACTTTGTCATGATCCCAGACGGAGATGACCATGTCCACATTCTGGGGGGGGACACAAGAAAGAGGGTCAGTGGGAAGAGGTTTGCTGCAGTGGGgacctgctcagccctgggcacttCAGGGAAACCCACCTGGATCTGACTGAAAGGCACCTCAAAAACAAACACCTCATTGAAGTAAGGGCTTAAGGTGTTTTTCTTCAcacttgtcctttttttcttccatttcttcctGTTCAGTATGAGATGCACCTTGACAAAAGGATCTGAAGAGAGAGAGGGCACACCTGGCACAAGTGGCAGTTTTTGGCTGAGGAACTCAGCCACTAAACAGCTTTCCTCAGCCATTCCCAAGGAGACCATGGCATCCTGCTTGTTACTCCTCATGGTGAGACAGCCACCTCAGAGCTCACTTCCTCCTGCCAAGCTTGCTGTACAATCTAGCCATGACATCTCCTCCTGGGACACACCTCCAGTAGTGCCCAAAGCTGGAGTAACTATGCTGGGAGTCAGCCAAGGGCTGAATATGGTGGTCGCAGCAGGAAGCAGGTCTTAACACCAAGAGTTTTCAAGGCTTTGCAGCTCTAGGTGCCACCACTGAGGCCTGGGCAGGAGTGGGAAGGTCTGAGCACAAGCAGCCCCCACTGACCTGAGAGTCCATCGGAGTCCATCCGCTTCAGCTGCCTGGCTTCCAGGATGAGCACCGTCAGCTTGCCAGTGCTGGGGACATAGCGCAGAGAGAAGCAGATCTCACCCAGATGCTCCTCCTGATGGAGAGATGCCAGTAATTAGCGCCAGGCAGAGGAGCCAGCTCACCTGAAGCTGGAGCACCAGGCTGGCCCCAGGTTTCCTGAGTCTCCCCCACTCTCGTGCTTGCCCCTAAGGGCTTGCTTCTTGGGGAGGTGACAAGCCAAGCAACAGCACATGCTTCCCAGCAGTTTCCCACCCACCAGGACCAACCTCCACTTTACTGGCCACCGCCAGGTCACTCCACTGCTCGATGACATGCTGCAGGTCAACACTGGCCAGGGGCAGCCGGACCTCACCAATGATGTCATGCTTGGAAAAGCGATTGAAGTCATAGATCTGCATCACCAGTGTGGATTCAGACACTTCAGCGTGGGGTACCTGCAGGGGAGGACCCAAAAGCCTGGACTCACTCCTCAGTGTCAACCCCGCCCCATGAGGGTATTTCTCTCTCACATTTCCCGGTCCTGACTGTGCAAGCATCTCCTAGAATTGAGAGGCTTTTGCCCAGGGAGCAGTGTCTATGCAACACTCTTGATGGGACCAGAAAAACATCACTGGCTTTGGTTTGTACCTGGAAAGTGAAGCTCTCGTTGAAGATGGGGTTCAGGGTTTTGCGGTAAACCTTGGTCTCAtatcttttcttcctatcagaCGTTAGGTAGACAATCACATATGGGTCAGATGTGCCTCCGCTGTCCATGGCCTTCAGCTCAACTGCCTGCTTCACACCAACCTTCAGCTGGAGAGAAGTGAGGACAAGGTCAGCGGGTGGAGAAGGATGGGGTCAGGCAGCTCAGTGGGGGCTCAGTGGGAAGTGAGTGCACCAGTGAGGAATGCCTTGACACCATGCGGGCACGAGAGCTAGTGGGCTGCAGGCAGGTGGGAGAGGGCATGTCCACCTCAGTGGGCAGCAAAGAGTTGCCATGCAAGAGCATGgctttttccctgctgtgccacgGCCATGGGCATCCCCACCTCCTGCATGCAGAAGTTGTACTCCAGGGAGTACTGCAGCTTTCCTCGCCGCTTCTGCTCTACTGCCTGCTCCAGGTCCTCCATCTCAGGCTGCACCTGTGGCAGAGAGCAACACTCAGCCATGTCCCTGCCATGCTGTGCTCCCACCATGtctggggctgggcagtgcagcagcaaacccctcagggggaagggaggggagatTGAGGGGAAGGCAGCACGCACAAGGTTGATCGTCGTGGGGTTGCTGACGGTGCACAAGCTAATTCTATCCTTCTTCTTGGGCTTCTTCTTGGTACAGCAGCACTTGATGATGCAGATGAGGAAGACAAGGAGGAGAATGGCCCCTGCCATAGCCACAGTGATGAGAGCCCATTTGGGTACTGGTGCGATGTTCAGGGAGCGGAGTTGGATAGAAGAgttaaaaccaagcaaaacaTACAGAGTACATTTAAACCTCTTCCTGGTCCTTCAACATTAAGGAGTTGTACTTTCAAAATTGCCCCTAGAATCCTGGACAGGCCCCATGCAGGGAGACTGAGACTGAAAACCATTCCCCAAATGGGTAGCAAAGATACCctctgctcctgaggcagtgTGGTACTACTCTGCAGTAATACCTCCCTGATGGAGCCACTAGAAAATGGAATTTGAAGGGAGGGTGAAGTGAATACACAGCCTCAGAGTCCAGTAGCTCCAGCAGGTAATGctgcctgggagaggagggCAAAAGACGCTGTACTCACATGGAATCCAGCTAAGCCAGCTGTCCAGGGAGCCTGGCCAAGCTGTGGTGGTGATGCTGGTGTGTGGGGAGGCTGTAGTCCTGCCCTTCCTGGCTGCCACTGCCATGGCTAATCTGGGGTGACCTGGGAACACAGGCAAAATTAGCAGGGTGGGGATTTCCTCTCTGGTAGCACGTGTGCTGCCTGTAGCCCAGGGCTCTAATGAGAACAAACACAATTAAAATATAGAGCTCAGGGTAAGCGATTAGAGCTTGGCCATGACAATGAGATGTGAAATGGAGcgggagggagctgctggcagggaggggtCTGCGCCAGCCGGCCCCTCCCATGCAGCCTTCTCCTCCATATCCTTGCAATTCTGCCTGCTGAAAACGGagactggggggggggggggggggggtgtccAGGGCGTTTTGAGAAGAGGAATCACTTGGCTGCAGGGGACAAAAGCCAAGAGCTGTTTTGTGCTGGCTCCTCCCCGGCCAGGCAGAGTGAGCTGAAGGGtttgctcagctccaggagagcccCATCATCAGCTAACACCCCTTTTTGGCTATTTTTCCTAAGGTAGGGTTGGCTCCTGGGCTTGCAGGAGCCGGTGGCAGTGATGTCACCGGGCTGGGGCCACACCAGCTCGGAAACTTTCCGTGAGCTCGGCCTGTGCACATGGCAACGCTGACACAGCCTCAGGAAAGGCTTCAAATTTAAAGCAGGATGGTTTTACAGCATTGCTTTCCCCATGGCAGAGCTCTTATTCTAGCGTGAACACTTCCTCATAGCCAAATTCCTTTCACGTCAGCAGGACAGGTGTGCCCGGAGCGGTGCTGCGCGGTGAGCAGCGGGTCTGCGGCCACCACGGCACAGGTggcacccagccctggtgcccgggctggcagctctgtgccaggggctgcccagcctCCTGCCCGACCTGGGTCCCTGCTCAAGCAGCCAACTCCACCTCGCTCTGCCCATCCCAAGGTACTCCTTGCATGGGGAtcttccctgggagcaggaaaCCACATCTGCAGTTCCCTTCACTGAGCCTGCAAAGCTCTGCCCATCCCAAGGTGTCCCTTGCATGGGGAtcttccctgggagcagggaaccACATCTGCAGTTCCCTTTGCTGAGCCTGCAAAGCCAGCAAGCaccctttctttttccagcaGTGTGCTTTGCTGCATGTGGGTATGGGGCTGGACAGATGAGGGAATTGCTGTCACCCCTGTGCCTGTCATTGCTGGGACAACGAGGAGCAGGTTAAATGACTTGTCCAGGGCCAGATGGGACTTCTGTGTCATTGGACACCCGCAGCATCGCTCAGGTATTTCAGAGGCGCCAGGCTGCAGCTTTGGAGTGAGGGGTGGACAGGACAGCACAGGCAAGCAGGCATCCACCCAGCACACAATTAGGAGTGCCAGTACATTCTGCCTGCCACAGGCTGTGTCACATTAGTCTAACACTGACcctggtttaaaaaaacttttatcCCAACCCCAAAGAATGAACTGAGCCACCACTTTGGTAACaatggggacagccctgctgcGGTCTGGCACAGGAGGCATAGTCTCAGTGGGCAGTCTGCTGGGAGCATCGAGCATCCATGTTCCTGGAAAAGGGGCTGGGGGAACCCTGACTCTCGCTCCCACCCTGAGCTGACGGGGTTCCCAAATCCAGACTTACCCATCGTGTCCTTCCCAGCGTCAGCcggccctccctgctgcccaggctccAGTCAAGCCAGCACGTGTGGCAGGGGCATGCTGTGGGTGAGATGGGAGCCCAGCAGGCACACAGCTGAGGGTACAGAAGGGATGGTggctgcactgcacagcccaaACAGGAAAGTCTGCTTTGCCAGCCAGGTGGCCCCAGCAGCTCCGCCGGCCCCACCTCGCCGCTGACCCAAGCAGTGTTCATGCAGGCGAAAAGCCAGCGGGGAACTCCCTGCTGGACCAGGAAGCAAaacctgccctcctgcctgccagaAGCTGGAGGGCATTGCTGTTCCACTTCAGGCACTGGGAAATTCACTTCTCCAAGTTATCCCTGCAGCGATGCTGGGCTGGACTGtgtggctgcaggcacagcacaagGGAATGGACTCTTTCAAGGGGATGGGTGCATGACTGCATCCATCCCTGGTGATctctgcccttgggaagcccaGCTCCTTGGCCCTCAGAGCATACACTGTGTGAGGGCCTGCAAAACGTGTGTGTGGATGAACAGGAATGCTCTGCTGCAACATGGCAggaaggacagacaggacaAGGGGATACTGCTTGGGCGGTTTCATCCTCCAGAGCCAACAGAAGCACCAGGCACACAGCCAGGAGCAATTTCACAGGCTTCCATTGCATTAAATTTATGCTTGTAAACTTCTTCCCTTGCTGCCAATTCAGCAAAGTTTGCCCAAAACCTGCCCTTATCACCACGTAAATTTGGGGTGGTGTCAGAAGCAGGGAGCCATACTGCAAAACTGCCAGTGTCTAGTGGCTGAGGTAGTGATGGGAGATGCCCCAGAAACCAgacctgtcccagctctgccccaccaCCCTGACTCACCAGTCCTCCCAGATTTTCACATGGCCACCAAGGCATTGCCACAGTGGGTGCCTAGCCACAGGAGAGGGGCTAGGGCTGCCCTTCAGCCACCCAAAAAATAGCCACACTCACAAGGGCCTTGCACTCATGCTGCTCAGGAAAGCACCACctccaggagcaggagatgcaggaaTGATGCTGCAGGAATGATGCTGCAGGAATGATGCTGCAGCAAACCTCTGGGAGAACTTTTTGCTCTAAACTGGAAGTCCCAAGGGATGCACAAGAGAAATGCAATATGGGGATGGGGGAATAGGGAATATTAAATCTTCCAGGGAAAGGGGGTCTGCATATGCACACTAAAAGCTGAGCATGTAAGTAGCCTTTTCAACAGGTGGCTTGCTAGAAACAGCTAAAAGAGAAGAGATTCAGATCCTGGagagaaattctttactcagagggtaatgaggcactggaacacgTTGCCCAAAGAAGTTGTGGCTTCATCTCTGGAAGAGttgaaggccaggttggatgggactctgagcaaGCTGTTCTGGTGcatggcatccctgccctggtggaAGAGGTTGAAATTAGATGATCCTTAGCACCCTTCCAACcaaaatcattctatgattctatgacctCAGTGAGACCAAGCTACACAGCACCCTGGTGCCTTCCCACATTTTGGGAGGAGATTTGGTGATGCTGGTGATAGCCTAATGTCATGCAGGTGGACAACTGTTCAGCCTTAGTGCATGTGAGTTTGGTCTCCATTTGGTCTCCAAggctgggcaggctgcagcagtggaCCTTGTTCCAGCAGTGGGGcaagggaaaagctgcaggATGGTCCTGGGTCCCTGAGCCCCTCTCCCCTCACCCTCTCCCCCCCACATCCCTGACAGTCACAGTCTTGGACAGAAAAAAGGTGTTGAACTATCCTGGTACCATCAGCCCCACACGGCTGGGTGCTACACAGCCTACCCAGAAAAGTAAAATCCTAGCCCCAAAATCAACCCTGCTCAGGACAGCAAGTGACACATggctttcagaaaaaaggagaaaagagaccCAAAACCATTACAGTAAAATGGCAAACGTGCTGCATTCAGCCACGCTCTGCACCTGCCTTTGCTCCCTGCGTCCCTGCATCTGTCCTGAGTCACTCTGGACCAGGTACCCCTATTTTTTTCGGTCAAAAATACAACCATTCAGGGGCTGGGAAATGAGAGGACTGGAGGCACGCTATAAACACTCCAGCTGCAGAAATAAGACATCACGGCTTGCGGACAGCGATCAGCCACTGAGCACAAGCGCCTAGAGGGCTACAGAGGCAGGAAAAGCGCGGAGTGACCGCGGCCGTGTCCGAAGCCAGGCCCCGGTGACCGCGATCCTGTGCAATGCCAGCCGGGAAATGCAGTCTGCCCGGGCAGGACGCCAACCCGCTGGCTGCCTACAAATCCCAGCGCGCCGGGGAGCGGAGCTGCGCCCATCCCGGCTGCTGCCCGCTTCCTGCAGCGCGCCGGGGGAAATATAAACAGCGGGCACAGGCACGGCCGGGATGCTGCCGCGGgacgggccgggccggccgggagcagaggcagcgctcggggtgagtgagtgagtgagtgtgCGCTTTTCTCTCCGGCAGAACCCTGTCTGTGTGCAGGGGGTAACACCTGCTCCCTGCTAGGCAGCCGTGGGAGGGGACCAGCAGCACCCCCTGGAATCGGGTCTGGCAGCGAGACGTGTGCCTGTGCAGTCCGGGTGTCTGCGTGCGAACTGCGCTGCGGGTGTCGGGGCAGGGAGATGGAAAGGAGAAGCCGGGCTTGATTTGCAGTGCTTGGAAGAGCGAAGCAGAAATTAGAGGTGGATTCTCCCGCCAGGAAGGGCTGCTCAGCTCCGTTACCCCTTTGCATTTAGTTTTGACTTTTAGAGAATACTTGACTGGGATTATGTCAGAGGAAAGCTCCTGCCTGCGCTGGGCTGGTGTTTGCCACCCTCTCTGGGAGGAGACCCCTTCCCAGCATGGGGCAGGGGGTGGAGGAAGCAGAGGGATGCTCAGCATCTCCTGGCtttccaggcagccctggccgGGGGAGtagccctgctgcagggctttcTGCTCCTCGGGCGGTCGGGGAGTGCACATGCGAGATCTGAGCCCCCCATGGCAAGGCTGTGGCTCTCACGGCTGGCATCAGCCAAGTGTGGTGTTTACTGGCCCAGGCAAAGTTTTGCAGTCCCTGAACAATAAACatgaattaaataaaactgGGGCACAAGACAGGTCTCTGTGGATACCCTGAGTTGTCCTTTACACTGCATGTTGGCTTTGCTCTTTGCTTGCCCAGCCCCCCAGTACAGCAATCAGGTAGGGCCTGACTGACTCACAGGGCTGTGGAGGGGCAGACGAACCCCATCACAGAGGTCTCAGCCTTTATCCAAGCCCTCACCACACACTTCTACTTACTCTGACCTTTTACAGCTGCAAATGAGCTGCTGATGCAGTGAACTCCTTCATTTGTAGATACAAATTCACCATTCAAGCAAAAGTGGCAAAAAAGACAAGGATGTGAACTAGAAACCTACTTGGGCTTTTAAAGACAGCCTTATTTTGCTTGGAAAAGAGCTCCACAACAACCTTCAGCAGTtcaacacagagaaaaatactctttgagaaaaacagaagtaaaaataaagcgGTGATCTGTGTTTGAAAAGCCATTTTTCCATCACATGTAGTTGGAACTATTAGAACAGTTCTTCTCGGAGCaaagctgctgtcagcagaaACAGGTTCATTTGAGCTGCTGTACTTGGTGTGTAGGATGTTTCCTGTCTCCTTTCCACTCTTCCCCCTCTCAAGAATGACTATAGATTGGCTACATTATAATCTTCCagtttaattttgtattttctcttaAAGGCTGAGAGTTGAagatggcagagctggaaagcaCAGTCATAAACACCAATGTAAACCAGGTAAAAGGCTGTCCATTACAAAACACACATCCTGTATTTCCAAACCAAGTCTTGAAATGCCACCACAGAAGGGAACACACCACAACCCAGAACTGTGGTGGCCTGAATTGCTCATGCCTGGGTTTCAGCAGAAgtggctgtcccagggctgctgggctctTGGTCCCAGTGAAGTCCATGTGATTTGCAGTTGCTTGGACTGGGCAGGTACATTTGCTCACACGTAAATTTTGGAGCAGACaggaagaaagcagcagcttctctaCATACACAGAGACTTTATTCAGCTGTCCAGAACAGACACAAACAAAGAGTAGCACCATCAGTATGTGCAGAGAAACCCAGCACAAACAGATGactgtggcagtgctggcccCACAAAGAACAAAATTATGGAGCAATCCCCTCTGTGTGAGCTGTCCTTGGAGCATGTGGCACTTATCAGACAGGTTAGGGTTTCACAACTGCCAGCCCCATCCTTGGCGGCCTGAAGATGAAGACTGGGTGTGGTACCTCTGGCATCAGGAACCGTGACACAGGGGTGATACCTCCAGCAGCCAACCCTACCACTCTGGTTGATGCCCCCTGCACACCCCACCTCCCTGAGCACCTTCTCTGCTGTCCCCTGACTCCTCtttcctccctgtcctgcagaaAGACCCCAGCACGGCACTGGTCATTGCTGTGACCACCAGAGCCATCTTCAACCTGGAGGAAGAGCACAAGCTCTACCTGGAGAAGGGCAAGGAGGAGTACACAAGGCACCAGCAGGCCAACCAGGACAAGCCCCTGCCACCAGGCACAGCCTTTGCCTTCATCCAGGTGAGCCCcacacctggcatggggcaCATGCAGACACTTACAGGATGGGGTGAAAGCTCAGCTTTCCCAGCTTTAAGTCTCAGCTCCCATCATAGGGTGTGTCGTATCATCAGCCTGTGCTGATCTCTGGGCCTCATTGCAGGGCACTGAGACCTGTTCTCCTGACCAGTCCATCTCCCCCTGGCTTTTCCAGGATGGTTGCTCTGTCTGGCTCTCCATAACATGCCTTGTCGTAGCTGACAGATGCAGCACAAACCACTAACCGTAACTGCAAAAGAACCCCTGCAAAGGTACTGCAGTCATGCCTCTTTAAAAGAGTCCCATCTCCTCCCAGGCAGTGCAGTATGTTAACAAGAAGAtcctggagagcagcccagcagagagggACCTCTTTGACATCCTGGTGCTCTCCAACAACAGCCCAGAGAGCGGTGTGCGCATCATCAACAGCGCCAAGCACTACGGTAAGGGGGACccatcctggctgtgcctggtgcccctgggaggctgcagggcagatCAGGCACCACAGTGGATCATCAGGGGCAAACAGAGAGCCAGGGGATACAAGGGGAAGGGGTTCTCTTGGAGCCCAGCTCCCCTCAGCCATATCTTTCACACCAGGAAGTTGCAGCCTTTTGCACAGCCTGGGGATGTTCAGGCAggtactgaaaataaaaaaagttgtTTAAAAAAGCCACCCTAAATCCCAGAGTGCTGTCAGGAGGAATGCTCATTTAAGGAGAGGATGGAGGGAATATTTACGTGCACTCTGCAGTTTTATAGGAGCAACAACAGGTCAAGAAGATGCAGCAAGAACACAGGGAGGTTCCCCATATATCACTGGGAAATTCATTGCCCTGAGCTCTTGCAGAAGAGCACACTGAGACCCAGGGAGACCAGGGAGGGGCTGTGAGGAGGATGTTGATCTATAAGTTTTCACTCACATCCCTTGTCCTGAAGGGCTGGAGATCTCCAAGTTCTGCTTTGTCAGTGATGAGGACTCCACACAGTACCTCAAGTCCCACGGTGTGAAGCTGTTCCTCTCAGCTGACAGGACAGATGTCTGCAATGCCCTCCGGAGAGGTACGTTCTCCCCTCCATCCCATGTCCCAAACCCACCACCCTTTTTACAAGCAGCGCAGTACCAAGAGACAGCACCAGAGCCTGTGATCTCACAGGGACCAGGGGTGAATGGCACATTGATTACCAGTACAGTCCTGAACAGTTCAGTCTCCTTTTCTGTCCTTACCAGTAGCCTGCAAGCACACCAGGCTTGCTCAGATGCCCTCACAAGTCACTGAGTGCATTATGCATCATtttgagcacagctctgccatgggctGTTCATTCCCTGCCTGACATTTAAGCCTTTCTAACCAAAACTGCAATTCCATTCATCAAAGAGAGTTTATCAGTGATTCCCAGGACTCTGTGAGGATGCCACAGAAATCTGCTGTCTTGGTACATGCAGAGTTTCTGTGTGCTCAGTAAGCATGTGTCTGACCTCAATCAGAGGAAGTGCAGTCTCCCCATCTCCTCTAATGGGGTTAATCACCTCCTTATTAATTCACTTGGGTATGAGTACATCAGCTGGCCACCGTCCTTCAAGGTCAGGAGCAAGCCATCTGCAGTCTGGACTTTCCTTCACCACACAGCACATTCCTGGAACCTCCTTGAGAGAATCATTGCCCTGACAAGTGTCTCCCATCTGGGAGCCTGGGTCCACAtatgagggtgggcagggagcagcttgTAGGAAGAGACTGTAATTAAGCCAATTACCACAATCAATGGAGATGCCAGCCCATATTATTCACACCACAGTGTGCTAAATCTGGGCATTAAAGATTGAGGCTTGGCAGGGTGAGCAAGCACCAGGAGGAGGGCTGCTCATGCCTTGACAACCACCCACCATATCTTACCACACTTCAGTATCTGCCCAGGCCTCGGTTTCTGATCAGCAGCACTTTCTCAGGGGATAACATAGCCATGGAAAGGCTGGGCTGACTGCCCCAGAAAGCTCCCTGACTTGGAGGCCCTGGCATGGTGATGTGGGTCAGGGCTGCAGCAGATGTGTAGGGAGCAGCTGGCCGTGCATGAGGTGCCCCAGGGAGGGGTGTCCCTCCTGACCCCAGCTTGCTCTGCCTCACAGGGGTCTCGGCGGCGCTCGTCTTCCAGCAAGAGGTGCAGGCCCCCAGCACTCCACTCCGCGTGGTGTTTGACGGGGACGCCGTGCTCTTCTCGGATGAGACAGACCAGATCTTCcaggagcagggcctggagggggCAGTGCAGTACGAGCGGGCCATGGAGGCTGTCCCCATAGGAGAGGTGAGTGTGCCCCCTCGCTTCCATGGGCACCCACAGGCTCTGCCGTCTCTCCTGCTAGGGCTTTGGCATGAACtgtcagaaaagcagaaatcctTACAGAGTCCCTATGCATCCACTATTCAGTCCCTGGTGTGGGCCTGATCTGGAGTCTCACTGGAAATGGATCTGTTATCTCCTGTAAATAAGCCCTAAATATCTAGGATTGTGGCTAATCCCAACATCACCTTTTGTAGGCTGTGAGCTCTTGCTGTCCAAGTCCCTGCAGGATTCAGACCCAGGGGCACTGCTTGCTGGGATATACCTTGCTGGTCACTTTGGGATTAGGACGAGCACCACAAGGCTCACCTTCCTCCCAGGGACCACAGTGCACAGCCCCAGTCCCAGCATTGTCCAGCCCTGGAGCCCACAGGCAttgtgtgctctgcagagccttgaGAAAGCCTGGGAGAGGAACAAGTGCCTTGTACAGGCAGAGTAGGTGTTTCCTTATTTCCCACACACTCCCAActgtcctgctgtccttccAGGGCCCCCTGAAGGCTTTTGCCATGCACCTCGGGAAGCTGCGTAAGAAGTTTGGCCAGGGAGAGTCCCCCATCCGCACCTACCTGGTGACAGCGCGCAGCGGCCGGGACATGGGCGTCCGAGCCATCAAAACACTCCGGGAATGGGGACTGCCCATCGACGA
Proteins encoded:
- the SYT8 gene encoding synaptotagmin-8 codes for the protein MGHPRLAMAVAARKGRTTASPHTSITTTAWPGSLDSWLSWIPLPKWALITVAMAGAILLLVFLICIIKCCCTKKKPKKKDRISLCTVSNPTTINLVQPEMEDLEQAVEQKRRGKLQYSLEYNFCMQELKVGVKQAVELKAMDSGGTSDPYVIVYLTSDRKKRYETKVYRKTLNPIFNESFTFQVPHAEVSESTLVMQIYDFNRFSKHDIIGEVRLPLASVDLQHVIEQWSDLAVASKVEEEHLGEICFSLRYVPSTGKLTVLILEARQLKRMDSDGLSDPFVKVHLILNRKKWKKKRTSVKKNTLSPYFNEVFVFEVPFSQIQNVDMVISVWDHDKVTKNEPIGKLLLGCRATGNQLRHWSDMLSNPRRPLAQWHILQPPEVVDKALGLKSHLKLPLHSR
- the LOC132074440 gene encoding cytosolic 5'-nucleotidase 1A-like, coding for MAELESTVINTNVNQKDPSTALVIAVTTRAIFNLEEEHKLYLEKGKEEYTRHQQANQDKPLPPGTAFAFIQAVQYVNKKILESSPAERDLFDILVLSNNSPESGVRIINSAKHYGLEISKFCFVSDEDSTQYLKSHGVKLFLSADRTDVCNALRRGVSAALVFQQEVQAPSTPLRVVFDGDAVLFSDETDQIFQEQGLEGAVQYERAMEAVPIGEGPLKAFAMHLGKLRKKFGQGESPIRTYLVTARSGRDMGVRAIKTLREWGLPIDEAFFMDGAPKGPILAQIQPHIFFDDGLHNIQGAQNVGVPSAWVPSCC